AgactgtaaagaaataaaaactctcttcatttctttctgatCCGAGCATTTCTTCTcatatttcctttcttcttgATTTTCTACTTTACTAGTAATGACGCGGTAAATACTTTGGTTTTTAGTCagtattttattaaaatacataaattggAAAAATTATAAATTAAGGACTTAATAAGCGCAGAAATATAAAAGGAGTACACTGTGTTGTAACAATGACGCATAAAGAATACTTACaattaaatataacaaaaagtattagtaaaattaaataaaaacagaagaattaCAAAAAGTGTGAGttaattaatacatgtaaagtgtacagaaacatttcagtaaacacaaacactatcAAAGTTATTCAGTTGAACACTTGAGGATGAAGCTCTAAACTAAGTTAACAAAACGTAAAGCCGGATAATAAATGTCATACTTCAGTGGTATTTCCTGTTGGTTTACTCTCGTGCAATGACTGATACTGATCTGTATGTGGAGGGGCTGGgagtggtgatgtcacagagacaACGCGTCATCAGCGGTAGATGAGGTCACTGAGCACAGTGGGgagtttcctgcttttcatCTCTCTGGACATCTGACACCAGACGCAGGATGGACAGCAGGTAGAACACAAACAGTCCTGGCACAAACTGCcctaaaaaacacaagagaagagTTCTCACATCTTCCACTGCTGTACAAGTCCCAATACTACACTGTAGAATTACCACACTGTACAAATACTAAACAGTTTGCTATGTTCAAAACAGTAGAGATTTAGACACTTTTCTCTACATATATGCTATATGAGGTTTCCAATaaatttgtgtttcattatcaAATCCTCTGTCAATGTAAACAccatatacattttgtttaatcaCCATTTTCccaataaacatacatttagtTTTATTCCAATCCGAAGGATACTTTATTTCCATCAGACAATGTCTTGAGATTGACTATTTAACACACTGTAACAGTAATTGTCTTTCATAGccagaacaaaaaaatatttgtatgaTCTTTGACCAGaaaaaactgcagtgttttgggTGCTTGGCAAACACTTTTGGGCCTAATACAGAGCCCTGTGGGCCTCCATGTTTAACCTCCTTAAAACTGTGATTCATTaccaacaaacagcagaaactgCTGTTTGGTATCTAAAAAACGTcataatgatttattaatgaaaCAATGTGTGGAGTAGACAGAACTCAGACATGGATTACCTTAAAGGGTTTAAAGCCAAACCGGTCTGGAGGTTTAATCTTTAAAAGagtgtgtaaaatgtaattcagtGAATTGATAATAGAGCagccttaaagtgaaactctcgccaaaaagcaaccaaggctttatttgtgaatgtatatgagtcaaaccttcgtgtaaaagcataattatgtggaaagaggcacttttaacaTTTACCGTAGTTgtgtttttgggcaagctaattttcaatgggttgcaggggcacttttacgctagctattttaaaaacactaagaaggctcgacacaacatgaaactttgctcgtagtatcaccaggggtctctacacatgaacacgggcattgagaacattgtttgtgtacacagagtttactaaaaagaagatTTTTGAACGATTCGCGGTTGCTGCTACACTTCCAGcgcgccgccgtcatggcacAATTAAGCACAGgaaaacacactaaatgttCACAGTAGTAATAAAGAGTTGTGTCCTCACTCTGATGCCATAACGTTGACGTATGGACACCCTCATGGACATGGTGATGGGATTAGCGAAGCTGAAGATGTCcagcagggggagacagaggcACTGACCATACGCTTTAGTGGTTTTACAGGCAAAGCAGGGACAACACCAGAACGCAAAGCAGCCTTCGACACAAAATACCAACATATtaatatacaaaatacaaatataaactcATATTTTCAGTatgaacaaaattaaaaactaaacataTTGGTATTTACCAAGTTGTATCATAATTCAATTAAAAGAGGATTCACCTCAAAAACTAGTTCTTTACAGATTAGTAGTTTATATTCACACCCTCTAACTGACATATTTAACATAGGCCCAACTGTTTTGTAGCTAACTGAACCAACTTAAAAAGCcaacgttagcatgctaatatctGACTCGTTTAGAGCAATAGAGGTAAAAAAGGGGACATTTGACATATCTGACCTGataaatgatgtttaatgaTGATTCAGTCTCAAAGATTTTAATTGCATTTCACAAAAATTATTAAATGAATactaataacatttaatgagtATATGAGGACatgtcagttagcttagcattatcAGGTGTTTCCTACTGATGAGGCTTTAGATTGTATGATTACTACAAACCCCAAACACAGATTTGTAGACagaaatttaacaaacaaataGATTCACAAAAATTTATCTTTCAGCTCTTAAAACTGTATGCTGATTTTTGTAAGGTATGCTAGCTTGTGATGCTACAATGACAACAGATGTTTACTAACAACGCTTGAGACAACATTCCAAATTATGGGATGTCAAAGCTACAAAGACATTCCAAAAACCTGATTTAATGAACCGCTTGCTGTGAACTCAAAGAtcaaggaagaaaaacaacgtGTGGTCTGGTTGTTTCTGTTGGTCACTGTCTCTCTGAGTGGAATAAAGAGTGTTACTGTACATTCGCTCATGTCGTCGCAGCAGTCACAGATCCCAGAAGTCCATTCACCATCATCAGCGTAGACAACCACACGCTGAGGCTGGCTCCACACCGGCAGGCTCATCCTCCTCAGACAGGACACAGACAGTCAACAGGTGATCATCTCAATCACAAATACCAGCATTATACCACACATCACAGATTCTTtacgctgaaaaaaaaaaaaaaaaaaaaaaaaactctttacGTGACCACACATTTCAGTTAACTTGTTTGAAAACGGTTCTACAAAGATAAGTCTGTACCTCAGATaaagacaaaaagtcaaataaaacagattgtAGGTGTTGGAAAGTGATAAAGTGGATTTTTTGGAAGTTTCCAAACTAATTTATTTGCattgaaaacagtaaaatagtCCAACTACATATTttacaagacaacaaaaaaaaatcaatgaagagTTCAGACGCAACTTTGCTTATCATATATAAAAGACtgtgttttgaataaaaaaacatgaacagcaAAATAACCAGCTGTCAGATAGATGTAGTGCAGTTAAAAGGATACTGTTTCCTTTGAAATGTAGTATAAAATAAGAAGCAGGTCCCCCAACTTTtactgtttaatgttttatgttagATTAAATAAACTAATGTCAAGGGAGAAGCATGAAAAAGATCATAAtcttacctgtgtgtgtgtctgactgagagGCGATTCAGCTGCTCCGATTGCGGGACGAAGGTTTTGGATTAACCTGCCCGACCTGCCAGACTGGAATTTATCTTACTTTTTAGTTGGACGGTTTCGTCAGACTGACTGCTCTGAGTCACAACAATGACACGTCTTTTTAAAGGATGTTGTTTAATTTACAGAAATCACATTTAAACTCTGGAGCACCAAAAGTCAAAGATATGactgaatacatgaataaacaatACTGTTAAGAGTGTAACAGAGGTATGTTACACAATATTCTCTCTTAATCACCTACATATCCAGGTAGGAACTGGTACTTAAGATAAAGAATGcaaattatattaaaatacaTCCTCATGTGACTTTTGTTTTGGCACTTAAGAGTAGAAAAATGTGGTCTCCAGTCTGTGTGTAGTTCAAAGATTCATCCACCAGATGGCAACAAAACTCAGGATTCAGGTTTGAtaccagcagctgctctcagtccctgttttaatgatttgtcaTAATCTTAAATTACTCACAACATGACGGAATGATCAGTATACAACAGAATTACAGCTGAATTTGTGCCaaaaaaaggtcagttttaGTTTCGACTATTTAagatgaaacagaacagaaagcaGTTTTATCACTAAGGCACATTATCCAAGAGTTACATCAGTGTTTAACAAAATTAAATACACAATTGACagttgatgaaatgaaaagtaacAGAGCAATAACAGAGAATGTAATGTTTGTTGAAAGGCTCAAAGTACTGCagtacccatgagcctcagAGGCTGTtgctatggaaaaaaaactccatCCAGTGCAATGACATCATACTTCGACAGAGACAGACCTTCAGCAAATCCATCTGGTTGTCAACAGCAACAATATATCCATGACAATCAATTATGTTGAATAATCTTGAAAAGTCTTTGGCTGACATGAGGatccatgtttgtttggttagAGTCTGCAGGATTATCAACCAATAGACTCGTTTATGGATGACGTATTTTTGTAGGAGTTAGCGTCGCCCTGGtttcttgacaaaaaaaaaaacctatgaGATCTTTTAAATCGGACTGAGTGaatattgcagaaaataatctctgtggcaaacaaaagtttatgatacttaaaGGTTTTGGTCAGCAAacaatcttcacagatgagcaccactttgtgatttttgaaatgtaaattaaatcACTAAAGGTAAAAACTACGGTTTAAACAGACTGCAGTGCAGTTAGCGTGACTTAATGTCTCCACCACTAAGTGTCTCTTACTACACAATTACTAtacaggttttctataaactgatcaatctacaagttgtaaagttagaatAGTTTGAGACTGAAGTCGGCGTGTAAAGACAGACAAGTGAGAAGATGAGTCTCAGTTTTCTCTGtgatgacgtttaatgtccGTGACAACTTCAGTAGACTCATTAAGACACTTGTTAGAAAACACTGTACAAAAGTCGTTATTACTtcaccatttatttttctgcatttaacaCAGCTGTTCCTCTTTTGTAACTGGGAGAGCCTGGGAACCCTAATTCTGGAAGAAGGGGGTAAAGTATTTGAGACTTTTTCTCAATGGAGCAAAAATGTTGTGAGTTCTCATTGTTTGCCCTCCTGATTCAACCAGGACAGTTTCATATCTTCCTCACCGCCTCATGGTGGCAATCTGGGGGACTGCAAGAGCCCTGCATGGGTTCTTAATCAACGAGACAAGTTCCTGTTTGTTGCCCAGGGCTTGTCGTTGTCCTGCCTCCCTTCTCAGCGGGTCACTGAGGTCAGGGGCAGTACTCATACTCGCCTCCATCGCCGCCTCCGTCTATCTGGTAAACGTTTTCCACCGCCGAACTTGATCTATGGATGTGCAGGGAGGATGAAGTCGAATTGAACCAGGCCCAACTGTTGCCCTGCTGCTGCCGAGGGCTGGAagacaaagaatgaaaaaataattggtCACTGTTTAGTTTTTCATTATTCTCCTTGCTAGCACTAGTATTGCCAAGTTAAAATATATCGTGGATGATTCCTGGatagaaatatataatatggAAGTCACTGTAAAGAAAGTTAGGATGGTTTGAGACACTACACACAGCTACGCGCTTTACTTTATCACTTTGCAGAGTAAAGTTTGAACATTTACGCGTATTCAAATGA
This sequence is a window from Acanthopagrus latus isolate v.2019 chromosome 13, fAcaLat1.1, whole genome shotgun sequence. Protein-coding genes within it:
- the LOC119031034 gene encoding cornifelin homolog B-like is translated as MSLPVWSQPQRVVVYADDGEWTSGICDCCDDMSECCFAFWCCPCFACKTTKAYGQCLCLPLLDIFSFANPITMSMRVSIRQRYGIRGSLCQDCLCSTCCPSCVWCQMSREMKSRKLPTVLSDLIYR